TTCAACAAATTCCGTCAGCGACTGCGCCCAAACAGGCTCTTCGCCCTGGGCAATGGCAGCTATAAGCTTATCTATTTCTTCAAACATAATAACGACATGAAGTTAAACCATTTCAACCAGATATCAATGTTATCAAAGCCGACATCGTTCAGACGGGCCACATGCTGCTCACAGGTTTCCGGAATCAGGACATTTTCCAGAGCTTCACGCTTTTGACTGATTTCCAATTGCGAGTAGCCGTTTTCTTTTTTGAATCGATAATAAAAATCTTGCTGTAACGCATCCAGATCAGAATCCGCATGGACAACTTTTTCCGACAACAACAGAATACCGCTGGGCAGCAGGGCATCATAGACCCTGGCAAGTAACGTTTTCCGCACCTCGGGAGACAAAAATTGCAACGTTAGATTGATAACAATCACAGAGGCTTTCTCCAGCGGATAATCCTCAATGCTGCTTTCAACTAGATGAATACACTCCGTTTCACAACCACCTTGTAGTCGCTGTCGATACTGTTCCAGCATGGGTGCGGAGCTGTCAAGTGCTTCAAGATGAAAGGGCTGGCCATCCATCTGATGGAGCAGTTCCAATCCAAAATTTCCATGGGAGCAACCCAGATCATAAATACGGGAACCCGGCTGATAAAAACGACATGTCAATTGCGCCTGGCGCAACAGTGATTCACGGTACAGCGGAACGCTGCGGGTGATCATGTCATCGAACACGGCGACAACACGTTCATTGAATTCGAAGGGATGTACGGGTTGCAGATGTGAATAAAGTTTATCGTGTGTCATGAAAGGCCTGCCAAAATGTCTTTGCGTTGTGATGACATGCACAGTACACAAAGCGGGCAAACAAAGCAATCTTTGAGCCCCCTGACATGAGCGAGGCTTGGATTAAAAGCCCCCCTTGAACGACATGCCGATCTTTACAGCACCTTCATAGCTCAAACAAAACGTCCCGTGGAAGAAGCTTCCACGGGACGTTAATTTTTAACCGATGCGTTCTTGTCGTTCCTGCTCGGTTTTGCAGTCGATGCACAGGGTGGTGACGGGACGGGCTCTCAAACGCGCCGCTCCAATCTCCTCTTCACAACTTTCGCAAATTCCGAAGGTGCCTTCATCAATACGCTCCAGAGCCGCACGAATTTTTGCGATCAGACGCCGCTCACGATCACGAATTCGTAACTCGAAATTGCGGTCTGATTCCATGGAGGCACGGTCCGTCGGATCAGGAAAGTTTTCATGCTCATCAGTCATGCCTGATACGGTCTTTCCCGCCTCGCGCAACAGATCTTCGAGCTGTTGCTGCAGGATAGCACGATAAGCTTCTGCCTGTTCTGTATCCATAATATATAACCCCTAACCTTCTGAGTTAACGATGCGATAAAATTGACTAATATTAGTCGGATTCACAATTTAAGTCAATAGGGTTAAACGTCCATTAGACCCTGTCGTTGTTGACAATTATCACATCATGGTAGAGGTCGCTAGGACGCTTCTTCGTGCTTGTCCATCGCCATTAACTTTTTGAGATTTGCCTCTTCTTCTTCAGCGAGTCGAGC
Above is a genomic segment from Desulfuromonas acetoxidans DSM 684 containing:
- the cmoA gene encoding carboxy-S-adenosyl-L-methionine synthase CmoA: MTHDKLYSHLQPVHPFEFNERVVAVFDDMITRSVPLYRESLLRQAQLTCRFYQPGSRIYDLGCSHGNFGLELLHQMDGQPFHLEALDSSAPMLEQYRQRLQGGCETECIHLVESSIEDYPLEKASVIVINLTLQFLSPEVRKTLLARVYDALLPSGILLLSEKVVHADSDLDALQQDFYYRFKKENGYSQLEISQKREALENVLIPETCEQHVARLNDVGFDNIDIWLKWFNFMSLLCLKK
- the dksA gene encoding RNA polymerase-binding protein DksA; the protein is MDTEQAEAYRAILQQQLEDLLREAGKTVSGMTDEHENFPDPTDRASMESDRNFELRIRDRERRLIAKIRAALERIDEGTFGICESCEEEIGAARLRARPVTTLCIDCKTEQERQERIG